In one Polaribacter sp. ALD11 genomic region, the following are encoded:
- a CDS encoding LytTR family DNA-binding domain-containing protein, protein MIKAVIIEDEFNALNTLDKLIRYTQNDIEVIAKIDNVTDAISFLKEETPDLVFLDIELIGGNAFQILEALDSIAFKIIFTTAYDEFAIKAIKFDTIDYLLKPIDSEELSECIDRFRIGFKKEQVYKNAMDTVSEINKKEIQKTLLIKTADAQYFLQTKDIVRCQSDGAYTIFHTVDKKIMSARNLKYYENILSEHTFVRVHQSHLVNIKYIKTINANNTVCLTNDEKIPVATRKKSYLKQILETL, encoded by the coding sequence ATGATAAAAGCAGTTATAATAGAAGACGAGTTTAATGCATTAAACACATTAGATAAATTGATTAGATATACTCAAAATGACATTGAGGTTATTGCTAAAATAGATAACGTTACAGATGCCATTTCGTTTTTAAAAGAGGAAACTCCAGATCTTGTTTTTTTGGATATTGAATTGATTGGCGGCAATGCCTTTCAAATTTTAGAAGCTTTAGATAGTATTGCTTTCAAAATAATTTTTACAACTGCTTACGACGAGTTTGCAATAAAAGCAATAAAGTTCGATACAATAGATTATTTACTAAAACCGATAGATTCCGAAGAATTATCGGAATGTATAGACCGATTTAGAATCGGTTTTAAGAAAGAACAAGTGTATAAAAATGCAATGGATACGGTTTCTGAAATTAATAAAAAGGAAATTCAGAAAACCTTATTAATTAAAACTGCAGATGCACAATATTTTCTTCAAACAAAAGATATTGTACGTTGTCAGTCAGATGGAGCTTATACTATTTTTCATACTGTTGATAAAAAAATTATGAGTGCCCGCAATCTAAAATACTACGAGAACATTTTAAGCGAACACACCTTTGTACGCGTACATCAATCGCATTTGGTAAATATAAAATACATAAAAACAATTAATGCAAACAATACCGTTTGCTTAACAAATGATGAAAAGATACCAGTTGCGACTCGTAAAAAATCGTACTTAAAACAGATTTTAGAGACCCTATAA
- a CDS encoding tetratricopeptide repeat protein codes for MISKNKSLPQLSFAISLLLLFFACSKQDVIRPDIEKRLARLDSLTQTQPKQSLLELDSVLQNSKDLTSLERGMLLFNKGEALYLNFKYEEALNTHLKSYQLFIKLKDKYNEGRCLITLSGASLHMGDVEAAQIYALKALHLGQLIGDERIESKAYNELFKLHFKLKDYDKALSYIKATDSLHSKGTDTISIIAVKSNKASVYLRLKQYNKALASYAEAMTLSQSKRDPKTLVSVLNNIGYTYIEVGEYESAEKFLRGAVTLNKNIKAINAAPYKGLGNLFLLSSKKDSAEVNYNKALDIYVANNSVKDEIEVRDKLVAIAIMSEDYVKALNNQIIRDSLQLDVSRLEKNRLLNFANVNYEVKQKETEIKHQKEINTRNQWLLISIVLLFVLLSVVAAFYLYNTKLRAANKASKLEQSLLRVQMNPHFIFNTLAAIQNITLEGNPIKSSNYIAKFSKLIRQNFDYVRKESIPLDKEIAMISNYIETQQLRFNNVFRYSVKIEDAIDVSKIQVPPMLLQPFVENAIEYGLKEKKEGGELQLQVKKEPEGLLFVILDNGVGRSSKAKQEELTENLHATSIFIERLKMRKKGEEKSFSIEDLFDENKSPSGTKVSFKLKI; via the coding sequence ATGATTTCAAAAAACAAAAGCTTGCCGCAATTGAGTTTTGCTATTTCTTTATTACTCCTATTTTTTGCTTGCTCGAAACAAGATGTTATCCGTCCAGATATAGAAAAAAGACTAGCTAGGTTAGATAGTCTAACTCAAACCCAACCAAAACAATCGCTTTTAGAATTAGACAGCGTATTACAAAATAGTAAAGATTTAACTTCTTTAGAACGGGGCATGTTGTTATTTAATAAAGGGGAAGCTTTATATTTAAACTTTAAATATGAAGAAGCACTTAACACGCATTTAAAAAGCTATCAATTATTTATTAAATTAAAAGACAAATATAATGAAGGTCGTTGTTTAATTACATTAAGCGGAGCGTCTCTGCACATGGGAGATGTAGAAGCAGCGCAAATTTATGCTTTAAAAGCTTTGCACTTAGGGCAGTTAATAGGAGATGAACGTATAGAAAGCAAAGCTTACAATGAATTATTTAAACTGCACTTTAAATTAAAAGATTACGATAAAGCATTGTCTTATATAAAAGCAACCGACAGTTTACATTCTAAAGGGACAGACACAATATCTATTATTGCTGTAAAAAGCAATAAAGCAAGTGTTTATTTACGCCTTAAGCAATACAATAAGGCACTAGCAAGTTATGCTGAGGCGATGACGTTAAGTCAGTCTAAACGAGATCCAAAAACATTGGTTAGTGTTCTAAACAATATAGGATATACCTATATAGAAGTCGGTGAATACGAAAGTGCAGAGAAGTTTCTTAGAGGTGCTGTTACTTTAAATAAAAATATAAAAGCTATAAATGCAGCACCATATAAAGGTTTAGGGAACCTGTTTTTATTGAGTTCAAAAAAGGACTCGGCAGAAGTTAATTATAATAAAGCATTAGATATCTATGTAGCTAATAATAGTGTAAAAGATGAAATAGAAGTAAGAGACAAGCTCGTAGCAATAGCTATTATGTCTGAAGATTATGTAAAAGCCCTAAATAACCAGATTATTAGAGATAGTTTACAGCTAGATGTAAGTCGTTTAGAAAAAAATAGGCTTTTAAATTTTGCGAATGTTAATTATGAAGTAAAACAAAAAGAAACAGAAATTAAGCATCAAAAAGAAATTAATACTAGAAACCAATGGCTTTTAATAAGTATTGTTCTATTATTTGTTTTGCTATCTGTTGTAGCAGCTTTTTACTTATATAACACGAAACTAAGAGCTGCCAATAAGGCATCAAAATTAGAGCAAAGTTTGCTACGTGTACAAATGAATCCTCATTTTATATTTAACACGTTGGCTGCTATTCAAAATATAACTTTAGAAGGAAACCCGATAAAATCGTCTAATTATATTGCGAAATTTTCTAAATTAATTCGACAAAATTTCGATTATGTTAGAAAAGAATCTATTCCACTAGATAAAGAAATTGCCATGATTTCTAACTATATAGAAACGCAACAATTACGCTTTAATAATGTCTTTAGGTATTCCGTAAAAATAGAAGACGCTATAGATGTTTCAAAAATACAAGTGCCACCAATGTTATTGCAACCTTTTGTAGAGAATGCGATAGAATATGGGTTAAAAGAGAAAAAAGAAGGCGGCGAACTTCAACTTCAAGTAAAAAAAGAACCAGAAGGTTTGTTATTTGTTATTTTAGATAATGGTGTAGGAAGATCTTCAAAAGCAAAGCAAGAAGAATTAACGGAAAATTTACATGCAACATCTATTTTTATAGAACGTTTAAAAATGAGAAAAAAGGGGGAAGAGAAATCATTTTCTATTGAAGATTTATTTGATGAAAACAAGAGTCCTTCCGGAACAAAAGTATCTTTTAAATTAAAAATTTAA